A single window of Nocardia sp. NBC_01327 DNA harbors:
- a CDS encoding HD domain-containing protein, protein MTHAYEILAGLFEGEGAKDYLGEQVSMAAHMLQTARVARESGAPTALVVAAVVHDVGHFSGAMSGRELMRGTDNHHDTIAAEWLSQWFDAAVTEPVRLHVAAKRYLCATDSTYYERLSEASKFTMAVQGGTMSPEEVAAFAAEPHRDAATALRRFDDAGKDPHAPELTLADFRADIEAMDRTVSSTASI, encoded by the coding sequence ATGACACATGCCTACGAGATCCTGGCCGGCCTGTTCGAGGGCGAGGGCGCGAAAGACTACCTCGGCGAACAGGTTTCGATGGCGGCACATATGTTGCAGACCGCGCGGGTGGCCCGAGAATCGGGTGCTCCCACGGCATTGGTCGTCGCCGCCGTGGTGCACGACGTCGGGCATTTCTCCGGTGCGATGAGCGGCCGGGAACTCATGCGGGGCACCGACAATCACCATGACACGATTGCCGCCGAATGGCTTTCGCAGTGGTTCGACGCCGCGGTCACCGAGCCGGTCCGCCTGCACGTGGCCGCCAAACGGTATCTGTGCGCCACGGATTCGACCTATTACGAACGGCTTTCGGAGGCATCGAAATTCACCATGGCCGTGCAGGGCGGGACCATGAGCCCCGAGGAGGTCGCGGCCTTCGCCGCCGAACCGCACCGCGACGCCGCGACGGCACTGCGCAGATTCGACGATGCCGGTAAGGATCCGCATGCGCCGGAGCTGACACTCGCCGATTTCCGCGCCGATATCGAGGCGATGGATCGCACGGTCAGTTCGACAGCCTCGATCTGA
- a CDS encoding DUF3349 domain-containing protein, with translation MTISNTSILGAVLRWLRAGYPDGVPPEDYVALFAVLHRRLTESEINQVVEELVAENTGGRIDRDRIEAAITGLALEKPGDEDVNRVAARLAAAGWPLARPSED, from the coding sequence ATGACAATTTCGAATACGTCAATTCTCGGTGCGGTACTGCGCTGGTTGCGTGCGGGATACCCGGACGGCGTTCCGCCCGAGGACTACGTGGCCCTGTTCGCGGTACTGCACCGCAGACTCACCGAATCCGAGATCAATCAGGTCGTCGAAGAACTGGTGGCCGAGAACACCGGCGGCCGCATCGATCGCGATCGCATCGAAGCCGCGATCACCGGGCTTGCCCTGGAAAAGCCCGGCGACGAGGATGTGAACCGGGTCGCCGCACGGCTCGCTGCCGCCGGTTGGCCGCTGGCCCGTCCATCCGAGGACTGA
- a CDS encoding ABC transporter permease: MRTSVRSARALGWLGLVPFLGYVGVFFLLPTGVIVYSAFQVGDDANSSFGTANVTAALKGAYLTGLKNSVVLSLVVAIIAAVLGVILAYAVTSGRGQMLQRVVSTSAAVLANFGGLPLAFLFVAAIGNAGVLTKLLQDHLGVSLRDDLHLDLYSQAGVQFVYLYFLVPLMVLVITPALEGLRPEWREAAESLGARGWQYWRYVAGPVLLPHFLGSVALLFCTSFSSFATADALTNGTLSITPLQIESAVSGNVLVGQENLGAAMALNMIVVVVPLTLLYQYMQNRTSRWLQ, encoded by the coding sequence ATGAGAACATCGGTTCGTTCGGCCCGGGCCCTCGGCTGGCTCGGGCTCGTTCCGTTCCTCGGCTACGTCGGTGTGTTCTTCCTGCTGCCCACCGGCGTGATCGTGTATTCGGCCTTCCAGGTCGGTGACGATGCGAATTCGTCCTTCGGGACCGCGAATGTCACGGCGGCGCTGAAGGGCGCGTATCTCACCGGGCTGAAAAACAGTGTGGTGCTGTCGCTGGTGGTCGCGATCATCGCCGCGGTGCTGGGTGTGATTCTGGCGTACGCGGTTACGAGCGGACGCGGGCAGATGCTGCAGCGGGTGGTGTCCACCAGTGCGGCCGTGCTCGCCAATTTCGGCGGGCTGCCGCTGGCATTCCTGTTCGTCGCGGCGATCGGCAATGCCGGTGTGCTGACGAAACTCCTCCAGGATCATCTGGGCGTCTCCCTGCGCGATGACCTGCATCTGGATTTGTACTCCCAGGCGGGTGTGCAGTTCGTCTATCTGTATTTCCTGGTGCCGCTGATGGTTCTGGTGATCACACCGGCACTCGAGGGATTGCGCCCGGAATGGCGTGAGGCGGCCGAGAGCCTCGGTGCGCGGGGCTGGCAGTACTGGCGCTATGTCGCCGGACCCGTGCTGCTGCCGCATTTCCTCGGCAGTGTCGCGCTGCTGTTCTGCACCTCCTTCTCCTCGTTCGCCACCGCCGATGCGCTCACCAATGGCACGCTCTCGATCACGCCGCTGCAGATCGAGAGCGCCGTATCCGGCAATGTGCTTGTCGGACAGGAGAATCTGGGCGCGGCCATGGCTCTGAACATGATCGTGGTCGTGGTGCCGCTCACCCTGCTCTACCAGTACATGCAGAACAGGACCTCGCGATGGCTACAGTGA
- a CDS encoding ABC transporter ATP-binding protein: MTAQSVPEINSTAVAFVDVHRRYGSVRALDGLNLDIAPGEFVALLGPSGCGKTTALRILAGFDHPTSGEIRVDGRDASAIPANKRDMGMVFQSYSLFPTMSALDNVAFGLNLRGRPAKRRRERAQELLDMVGLADHVAKFPHQLSGGQQQRVALARALAIAPRVLLLDEPLSALDAKVRQQLREEIRRIQRELGVTTVFVTHDQEEALAIADRVAVMRNGRMEQCASPDQVYQRPATPFVAEFVGTMNRIPATAVDATHVRVGEQVLLCDGEATCTGEVTVLARPEAVLVHESAEGTTIVEAGTFYGATTRLRLTRADGTRLLADIASHRAGDLSPGTRVTVSLLDRPVLLAADPQ; this comes from the coding sequence ATGACCGCCCAGTCAGTTCCCGAGATCAACAGCACCGCAGTCGCTTTCGTCGACGTGCACCGCCGGTACGGTTCGGTGCGAGCCCTCGACGGGCTGAATCTGGATATCGCACCCGGGGAATTCGTCGCGCTGCTCGGCCCGTCCGGATGCGGGAAGACCACGGCGCTGCGCATTCTCGCCGGATTCGATCACCCGACCTCGGGGGAGATTCGCGTCGACGGTCGCGATGCGTCCGCTATTCCGGCGAACAAGCGCGATATGGGCATGGTCTTCCAGTCCTACAGCCTGTTCCCGACCATGTCGGCGCTAGACAATGTCGCCTTCGGGCTCAATCTGCGTGGGCGGCCTGCCAAGCGGCGGCGGGAGCGGGCGCAGGAGCTGCTCGATATGGTCGGGCTCGCCGATCACGTGGCGAAATTCCCGCATCAGCTCTCGGGCGGGCAGCAGCAGCGCGTCGCCCTGGCGCGTGCGCTGGCCATCGCCCCGCGGGTACTGCTGCTCGACGAGCCGCTGTCGGCGCTGGATGCGAAGGTTCGCCAGCAATTGCGGGAGGAGATCCGCCGTATTCAACGGGAATTGGGCGTGACCACGGTCTTCGTGACCCACGACCAGGAGGAGGCGCTGGCGATCGCGGACCGGGTCGCGGTCATGCGCAATGGCCGGATGGAGCAGTGCGCCAGTCCCGATCAGGTGTACCAGCGGCCCGCGACACCGTTCGTGGCCGAATTCGTCGGCACCATGAATCGCATTCCGGCGACCGCGGTCGATGCCACCCATGTGCGAGTGGGGGAGCAGGTGCTGCTGTGCGATGGTGAGGCGACGTGCACCGGCGAGGTGACGGTGCTCGCCCGCCCGGAGGCGGTGCTGGTGCACGAATCTGCCGAGGGCACAACGATTGTGGAGGCCGGGACCTTCTATGGCGCGACCACCCGGCTGCGCCTGACCCGGGCCGACGGGACGCGATTGCTCGCCGATATCGCCAGCCATCGCGCGGGCGACCTGTCTCCGGGTACCCGGGTCACGGTATCGCTGCTCGACCGGCCGGTGCTGCTGGCGGCGGATCCGCAGTGA
- a CDS encoding cation:proton antiporter, with the protein MVAHETALSLIQLGAVLFGLGLLGRLAARIGMSPIPLYLIGGLVFGTGGLIRLEHVDQFIELASEIGVVLLLLLLGLEYSATELVTGLRTSWLAGVVDLVLNAAPGVTVALLLGWGLTGAVAMAGVTYISSSGIVAKVLNDLGRLGNRETPTILSILVFEDLVMAGYLPVLTAVLAGAGFAAGMTTVGIALVTVTVVLVVALRFGKYVSRIVDSDDREIFLLKLLGAALLIAGLASSLQVSAAVGAFLLGIAISGSTAHNAAKLLEPLRDLFAALFFVLFGLSTDPASIPPVLGWALLLALVTAATKIATGWWAAERAGASRYGRARAGSALVARGEFSIVIAGLAVTAGAVPPEFAALATTYVLIMAVLGPIAARVIEPVLRGVDRLRVRTA; encoded by the coding sequence GTGGTCGCACACGAAACCGCGCTGTCGCTCATCCAGCTCGGGGCGGTGCTGTTCGGGCTGGGATTGCTCGGACGGCTCGCCGCACGGATCGGAATGTCGCCGATCCCGCTGTATCTGATCGGCGGGCTGGTATTCGGCACCGGCGGTTTGATCAGGCTCGAACATGTGGATCAGTTCATCGAACTGGCCAGTGAGATCGGCGTGGTGCTGCTGCTCCTACTACTGGGGCTGGAATACAGCGCAACCGAATTGGTCACCGGTCTGCGCACCTCATGGCTTGCCGGCGTGGTCGATCTGGTGCTCAATGCCGCACCGGGCGTGACGGTGGCGCTGCTGCTGGGCTGGGGTCTGACCGGTGCGGTCGCCATGGCCGGTGTCACCTATATCTCTTCCTCCGGCATTGTCGCCAAGGTGCTCAACGATCTGGGCCGCCTCGGCAATCGGGAGACGCCGACGATCCTGTCGATTCTGGTATTCGAGGATCTGGTCATGGCCGGATATCTCCCGGTGCTCACCGCGGTGCTGGCCGGGGCGGGCTTCGCGGCCGGGATGACCACCGTCGGCATCGCGCTGGTGACGGTGACGGTCGTACTGGTGGTCGCCCTGCGCTTCGGCAAGTACGTCTCCCGGATCGTCGACAGCGACGATCGTGAGATCTTCCTGCTCAAACTGCTCGGCGCGGCCCTGCTGATCGCCGGATTGGCCTCATCGCTGCAGGTCTCGGCCGCGGTGGGCGCCTTCCTGCTGGGTATCGCCATCTCCGGCTCCACCGCGCACAATGCCGCCAAACTGTTGGAACCGCTGCGGGATCTGTTCGCGGCGCTGTTCTTCGTACTGTTCGGCCTCAGCACCGATCCGGCCAGTATTCCGCCCGTGCTCGGATGGGCGCTCCTGCTCGCCCTGGTGACCGCCGCGACCAAGATCGCCACCGGGTGGTGGGCGGCAGAGCGCGCCGGGGCTTCGCGCTACGGTCGCGCCCGGGCCGGATCAGCACTGGTCGCGCGGGGCGAATTCTCCATTGTCATCGCGGGTCTCGCGGTCACCGCCGGTGCGGTTCCGCCGGAGTTCGCCGCACTCGCTACGACCTATGTGCTGATCATGGCGGTACTGGGTCCCATTGCCGCGCGCGTGATCGAACCGGTACTGCGCGGTGTGGATCGGCTGCGCGTGCGCACCGCCTGA
- the bla gene encoding class A beta-lactamase codes for MTQSRMRLTPARRIFAAMMTLTLPAIAACGNTSDTANTTAPAATSTAAAVNADAQLSAVEQRGQARLGVFALDTASGKTVGYRQDERFPMASTFKTLACGALLHAHPLDTGYFDQIIHFTDADVTAADGAPVTGSRVASGMSILELCDAAITYSDNVAGNEVLKLLGGPQAVTQFVRTLGDQVSRLDRWEPVLNDSIPGNEQDTTTPAAIAHDYQALTTGDALQAPERKQLTDWLLANTTGGQRIRAGLPGDWRTADKTGTGSAYGTANDVAVTWPAGSTAPIVIAVLSTHPAKDAQADNTLIAEATRNAIAAVR; via the coding sequence ATGACTCAGAGCAGGATGCGGCTCACCCCGGCCCGCCGGATATTCGCCGCGATGATGACTTTGACGCTGCCCGCGATCGCCGCCTGCGGGAACACGTCGGACACCGCAAACACCACGGCGCCCGCAGCCACCAGCACCGCCGCTGCCGTCAACGCCGACGCGCAATTGAGCGCCGTCGAACAGCGCGGTCAGGCCCGGCTCGGGGTGTTCGCCCTCGACACCGCATCGGGAAAGACGGTCGGCTACCGCCAGGACGAGCGATTCCCCATGGCCTCGACGTTCAAGACCCTCGCCTGCGGCGCCCTGCTGCACGCCCACCCGCTCGACACCGGCTACTTCGACCAGATCATCCATTTCACCGATGCGGACGTCACCGCGGCCGATGGCGCACCGGTCACCGGCAGCCGGGTCGCCAGCGGCATGTCGATACTCGAACTCTGCGATGCGGCAATCACTTACAGCGATAATGTGGCGGGCAACGAGGTACTGAAACTGCTCGGCGGACCCCAGGCCGTCACCCAGTTCGTCCGGACCCTCGGCGATCAGGTCAGCCGGCTCGACCGCTGGGAACCGGTGCTCAACGACTCGATTCCGGGCAATGAGCAGGACACCACGACACCGGCCGCGATCGCCCACGACTACCAGGCCCTCACCACCGGCGACGCTCTGCAGGCCCCGGAGCGCAAGCAGCTGACGGACTGGCTGCTCGCCAACACCACCGGTGGCCAGCGGATTCGCGCGGGCCTGCCGGGCGATTGGCGCACCGCCGACAAAACCGGCACCGGCTCCGCCTACGGGACGGCCAATGACGTGGCCGTCACCTGGCCGGCGGGCAGCACCGCACCCATCGTTATCGCGGTGCTGTCCACCCACCCCGCCAAAGACGCCCAGGCGGACAACACCTTGATCGCCGAGGCGACCAGGAATGCCATAGCGGCAGTGCGCTGA
- a CDS encoding DUF3349 domain-containing protein, with product MALSALLSRIVAWLRAGYPQGVPDTDYIPLLSLLAKRLPEDEVRQVAAALVQQGTIPADKADVGVVITKLTDELPTESDLARVRAHLVASGWPIEDDWNDIDQ from the coding sequence ATGGCGTTATCTGCACTGCTGTCCCGCATCGTCGCCTGGCTGCGTGCCGGATATCCGCAGGGTGTCCCGGATACCGATTACATCCCGTTGCTTTCGCTGCTGGCGAAGCGACTGCCCGAGGACGAGGTGCGGCAGGTGGCTGCCGCACTCGTCCAGCAGGGCACGATTCCGGCCGATAAGGCGGACGTCGGGGTGGTCATCACCAAACTGACCGATGAGCTGCCGACCGAATCCGACCTGGCCCGCGTGCGCGCGCACCTGGTGGCCTCGGGCTGGCCCATCGAGGACGATTGGAACGACATCGACCAGTGA
- a CDS encoding GntR family transcriptional regulator — translation MTTGQPKVPRYREIAEQLREAIENGEFADGESLPSEHHLSERYGVSRGTIRQTFAYLRASGIVSSRQGARRQVLRGPRAQPMTELLSFSRWARSIGETPSSRTVGTDIVTPSPEVREKLGLTQGEKAFHVERVRLLSGAAIMLESTYYPERLAAPILAMDLEAESITDNLEDYGIVFVDAEHSIEAIGATARTAELLGIHIGTPLLRTMRRTTDPAGEVLECSFDTYLGSAVAFVVRNSVAAGAVSRVRSRLSN, via the coding sequence GTGACCACTGGACAGCCGAAGGTGCCGCGCTATCGGGAGATCGCCGAGCAATTGCGCGAGGCGATCGAGAACGGTGAGTTCGCCGACGGTGAGTCACTGCCCTCGGAGCACCATCTGAGCGAGCGCTACGGCGTCTCGCGCGGCACCATCCGGCAGACCTTCGCCTATCTGCGCGCCTCGGGCATCGTCTCGTCGCGACAGGGCGCGCGGCGGCAGGTGCTGCGCGGCCCGCGCGCACAACCGATGACCGAACTGCTCAGCTTCTCCCGCTGGGCGCGCAGTATCGGCGAGACGCCGAGCAGCCGCACCGTCGGCACCGATATCGTCACACCCTCCCCGGAGGTCCGGGAGAAATTGGGTCTGACACAGGGGGAGAAGGCTTTTCACGTCGAGCGGGTCCGGTTGCTGAGCGGGGCGGCGATCATGCTGGAGAGCACCTACTACCCCGAACGGCTCGCCGCGCCGATTCTGGCCATGGATCTGGAGGCCGAGTCGATCACCGACAATCTGGAGGACTACGGCATCGTGTTCGTGGACGCCGAGCATTCGATCGAGGCGATCGGCGCCACCGCGCGCACTGCGGAGCTGCTCGGAATCCATATCGGCACACCGCTTCTGCGCACCATGCGCCGGACCACCGACCCGGCGGGCGAGGTGCTCGAGTGTTCTTTCGACACCTACCTCGGGTCGGCGGTCGCCTTCGTCGTACGCAATTCGGTGGCCGCGGGTGCGGTCAGCCGGGTCAGATCGAGGCTGTCGAACTGA
- a CDS encoding inorganic phosphate transporter, with protein sequence MSSEMIVLLIVIVTALGFDFTNGFHDTANAMATSIATGALKPRVAVAMSAVLNLLGAFLSVEVAKTVSGGLLNIGNVNHMAMLHIVFAGLVGGILWNLLTWLFGIPSSSSHALFGGLIGAAVAALGASGVIWTGNEKTGLISKIIVPAVLAPFVAALVAGLGTFLIYRLTRRSAKKRVDDGFRWGQIGSAALVSLAHGTNDAQKTMGVIFMALVAHGTFSNNDDIPLWVKFACASAIALGTYLGGWRIIRTLGKGLVEIDPPQGFAAEASSAAIILTSAQFGLPLSTTQVATGSILGTGLGKPGAEVRWGVLGRMATAWLFTLPLAGLVGALCWGIADLFGGLGGVLVDFALLIGLSAFIYLRSRRNPVDTSNVNDEWDGGLTPPSDVKVAAGATV encoded by the coding sequence GTGAGTTCAGAAATGATCGTTCTTTTGATCGTGATCGTCACCGCGTTGGGATTCGATTTCACCAACGGTTTCCATGACACTGCCAATGCAATGGCGACGTCGATCGCCACCGGAGCTCTCAAGCCCCGGGTGGCGGTCGCCATGTCGGCGGTCCTCAATTTGCTCGGCGCCTTCCTCTCGGTGGAGGTCGCCAAAACTGTGTCGGGTGGTCTGCTGAATATCGGCAATGTGAACCACATGGCAATGCTGCACATCGTTTTCGCCGGCCTGGTCGGTGGAATTCTGTGGAATCTGCTCACCTGGCTGTTCGGTATTCCGTCGAGTTCCTCGCATGCGCTCTTCGGCGGTCTGATCGGTGCGGCCGTGGCCGCGCTGGGCGCCAGCGGCGTGATCTGGACCGGTAACGAGAAGACCGGATTGATCAGCAAGATCATCGTTCCGGCGGTGCTGGCGCCGTTCGTGGCCGCGCTGGTCGCGGGACTGGGCACCTTCCTGATCTACCGGCTCACCCGCCGCTCGGCGAAGAAGCGGGTCGACGACGGCTTCCGCTGGGGCCAGATCGGTTCCGCCGCACTGGTTTCACTCGCACACGGCACCAATGACGCGCAGAAGACGATGGGCGTGATCTTCATGGCCCTGGTCGCGCACGGCACCTTCAGCAATAACGACGATATTCCGCTCTGGGTGAAGTTCGCCTGTGCCTCCGCCATTGCCCTGGGCACCTATCTGGGTGGCTGGCGCATTATCCGCACGCTCGGCAAGGGGCTCGTGGAAATCGATCCGCCGCAGGGCTTCGCGGCCGAAGCCTCCTCTGCCGCAATCATTCTCACCTCGGCGCAGTTCGGCCTTCCGCTCTCGACCACGCAGGTCGCGACCGGATCGATCCTGGGCACCGGGCTCGGCAAGCCGGGCGCGGAGGTGCGCTGGGGCGTGCTGGGCCGGATGGCGACCGCCTGGTTGTTCACGCTGCCGCTGGCGGGCCTGGTCGGCGCGCTGTGCTGGGGGATCGCGGATCTGTTCGGCGGACTCGGCGGTGTGCTGGTCGACTTCGCCCTGCTGATCGGCCTGTCGGCCTTCATCTACCTGCGTTCCCGGCGCAATCCGGTGGACACCAGCAATGTCAACGACGAATGGGACGGCGGCCTCACGCCTCCGTCGGACGTCAAGGTCGCCGCCGGCGCGACGGTCTGA
- the tmpA gene encoding 2-trimethylaminoethylphosphonate dioxygenase, which produces MYSQVENGAVVEAAVVDGDVWLTTAARTVEIPAMWLRDNATDALSRDTSSGQRLFDIVDLPADVRVEDAGVIDDRLEVVFAPGSHRTSFAIDTLLGDTARIELDHRSERSKTLWPQADAAADLEPVAWQTYLENPAPALRQVVEWGFVLLRGVPAELGQVTQVAETFGYVRETNYGRIFDVRVEPNPVNLAFTGLAITPHTDNPYRDPVPTLQLLLCLHNAAEGGDSGLVDGFAAAAALRAHDPAAFEVLTRTPITYRYEGDGTRLAAVAPLIGLDAGQRIREVRFNNRSMEVPLADPARVRAFYAAYRTFAELLYAPAARLNFRLGTGDCLIFDNTRTLHARTAFAAAGGRHLQGAYADLDGLSSTLRTLEERTR; this is translated from the coding sequence ATGTATAGCCAAGTTGAGAACGGGGCGGTGGTCGAGGCCGCCGTCGTGGACGGGGATGTGTGGCTGACGACGGCCGCGCGCACGGTCGAGATTCCGGCAATGTGGTTGCGGGACAACGCCACTGATGCGCTCAGCCGAGACACCTCGAGCGGGCAGCGACTGTTCGATATCGTGGATCTGCCCGCCGATGTACGCGTCGAGGACGCCGGGGTCATCGACGACCGGCTCGAGGTCGTCTTCGCACCGGGCAGCCACCGTACGTCCTTCGCGATCGACACCCTGCTGGGCGATACCGCCCGCATTGAACTCGACCATCGCAGCGAACGGTCGAAGACGCTCTGGCCGCAGGCCGACGCAGCAGCAGACCTCGAGCCGGTCGCCTGGCAGACATACCTGGAGAATCCCGCTCCGGCATTGCGGCAGGTGGTCGAGTGGGGATTCGTGCTGCTACGCGGCGTCCCGGCCGAACTCGGCCAGGTCACACAGGTCGCGGAGACATTCGGGTATGTACGCGAGACGAATTACGGCCGGATCTTCGATGTCCGGGTGGAGCCCAACCCGGTGAACCTGGCATTCACGGGATTGGCCATCACCCCGCACACCGATAACCCGTACCGGGATCCGGTGCCGACGCTGCAGCTGCTGCTGTGCCTGCACAATGCCGCCGAGGGCGGGGATTCGGGTCTTGTCGACGGCTTCGCGGCGGCAGCGGCCCTGCGCGCGCACGATCCCGCCGCCTTCGAGGTGCTCACCCGCACCCCAATCACCTACCGGTACGAGGGCGACGGCACCCGCTTGGCGGCCGTGGCGCCCCTGATCGGTCTCGATGCCGGGCAGCGGATTCGCGAGGTCCGATTCAACAACCGGTCGATGGAGGTGCCGCTCGCCGATCCCGCCCGCGTGCGCGCCTTCTACGCCGCGTACCGCACCTTCGCTGAACTGCTGTACGCACCGGCGGCCCGGCTGAACTTCCGGCTCGGCACCGGCGACTGCCTGATCTTCGACAACACCCGGACCCTGCACGCCCGCACGGCTTTCGCGGCCGCCGGCGGCCGCCATCTACAGGGCGCCTATGCCGATCTGGACGGGCTCTCGAGCACCCTGCGGACGTTGGAGGAGCGCACGCGATGA
- a CDS encoding ABC transporter permease produces the protein MATVTDPAAVVGGPAVQPNPARRSTRRIAPPTAYWRWIVLGLAAIYFIGPFAVAFWFTINDKNGVSFRVYTRILSANGLSGTLGTSLVLGLIAVVITLVLMVPTMLLVHLRLPAARPLVELLSLLPLVIPPVALVVGVRSVLSWGNNSDYVEVSQVFTALQQQPLSLILALEYVVIALPFTFRALDAGIRGSRIGVLVEAAQNLGAGWTIVMWRVVLPALRTSLLNAAFLTFALVMGEYTIAKILIFRTFPVWLAQSANSDGQLQVALSILSLVLTWLLLLVVVSIAGRSRKAPR, from the coding sequence ATGGCTACAGTGACCGATCCCGCGGCCGTGGTGGGCGGCCCGGCGGTGCAGCCGAATCCGGCACGGCGATCGACCCGCCGGATCGCACCGCCCACGGCGTATTGGCGCTGGATTGTGCTCGGCCTCGCCGCGATCTACTTCATCGGGCCGTTCGCGGTGGCGTTCTGGTTCACCATCAATGACAAGAACGGGGTGAGTTTTCGCGTTTATACGCGAATCCTCTCCGCGAACGGGCTTTCCGGCACTCTGGGCACCTCGCTGGTGCTCGGCCTGATCGCGGTGGTCATCACACTGGTGCTCATGGTGCCGACAATGCTGCTGGTGCACTTGCGTTTACCCGCCGCACGGCCGCTGGTCGAGCTGTTGTCCCTACTGCCGTTGGTGATTCCGCCGGTCGCCCTGGTCGTGGGTGTGCGCAGCGTGCTGTCGTGGGGCAATAACAGCGACTATGTCGAAGTGTCCCAGGTGTTCACGGCATTGCAGCAGCAGCCGCTGTCGTTGATCCTGGCGCTCGAGTACGTGGTCATCGCGCTGCCGTTCACCTTTCGTGCGCTCGATGCCGGAATTCGGGGTTCGCGCATCGGCGTCCTGGTCGAAGCCGCGCAGAATCTCGGCGCCGGATGGACGATCGTCATGTGGCGGGTGGTGCTGCCCGCACTGCGCACCTCACTGCTGAACGCGGCCTTCCTGACCTTCGCACTGGTCATGGGCGAGTACACCATTGCGAAGATTCTCATCTTCCGCACCTTCCCGGTGTGGCTCGCGCAATCGGCCAATTCCGATGGCCAATTGCAGGTGGCGCTGTCGATTCTGAGCCTGGTACTCACCTGGCTGCTACTGCTCGTTGTCGTCTCGATCGCAGGTCGATCACGAAAGGCCCCCCGATGA
- a CDS encoding ABC transporter substrate-binding protein yields the protein MDALVAAAKKEGTLNLMALPRDWAGYGALMDNFGAKYGIKVNDDNPGAASADEINAIKSLKGQDRAPDAVDVGTSFAISGAKDGLYAPYKVSTWADIPDSQKDSAGTWYGDYGGYISIGCDAAKVAVCPTTIADLAKPAYKGQVALSGDPLKSNSALMAVWTAALATGGSADNIQPGIDFFGKLKSEGNFVPVKATAATVQSGETPIIIDWDYLNAGIAQTLGNTNVKWTVAVSTDASIGGYYAQAISKTAPHPAAARLWQEYLYSDEGQNGLLKGFARPVRLPAMQKAGTVDPALTKVLPAASDKAVYPTDDQAAKAKDTLTQNWANTVK from the coding sequence ATGGACGCGCTCGTGGCCGCGGCCAAGAAGGAGGGCACGCTGAATCTCATGGCGCTGCCCCGTGATTGGGCCGGTTACGGCGCGCTGATGGACAATTTCGGCGCCAAGTACGGCATCAAGGTCAATGACGATAATCCCGGCGCCGCCAGTGCCGATGAGATCAATGCGATCAAATCGCTGAAGGGCCAGGATCGCGCGCCCGATGCGGTCGATGTCGGCACCTCCTTCGCCATCAGCGGCGCCAAGGACGGGCTGTACGCGCCGTACAAGGTCAGCACCTGGGCCGATATCCCGGACTCCCAGAAGGATTCGGCCGGCACGTGGTACGGCGATTACGGCGGCTACATCTCCATCGGCTGTGATGCCGCGAAGGTCGCCGTCTGCCCGACGACCATCGCCGACCTGGCCAAGCCCGCGTACAAGGGACAGGTCGCGCTCAGCGGCGACCCGCTCAAGAGCAACTCCGCGCTGATGGCGGTGTGGACCGCGGCCCTGGCGACCGGCGGGTCCGCCGACAATATCCAGCCCGGTATCGACTTCTTCGGCAAGCTCAAGTCCGAGGGGAACTTCGTTCCGGTCAAGGCTACGGCGGCCACCGTGCAGTCCGGCGAGACGCCGATCATTATCGACTGGGACTACCTGAACGCCGGAATCGCTCAGACACTGGGCAATACGAACGTGAAGTGGACCGTCGCGGTGTCCACTGATGCCTCCATCGGCGGATACTACGCACAGGCGATCAGCAAGACCGCACCGCATCCGGCCGCCGCGCGGCTGTGGCAGGAGTACCTCTACAGCGATGAGGGTCAGAACGGTCTGCTCAAGGGTTTCGCGCGCCCGGTGCGACTGCCCGCCATGCAGAAGGCCGGCACGGTCGATCCGGCGCTGACCAAGGTGCTGCCGGCCGCCAGCGACAAGGCCGTCTACCCGACGGACGATCAGGCCGCGAAGGCCAAGGACACGCTCACCCAGAACTGGGCGAACACCGTCAAATGA